A region of [Bacteroides] pectinophilus DNA encodes the following proteins:
- a CDS encoding ABC transporter ATP-binding protein produces MEYALNIDHISYSYHTLNGETPAVTDVSITIEKGEFIAIVGPSGCGKSTLLSLIAGLIHPDSGAITLGSNSNIGYMFQKDNLFEWRTVYGNARLGLDIQHCATPKKLEYVDTLLKAYGLDSFKDVRPSQLSGGMRQRAALIRTLALEPDLLLLDEPFSALDYQTRLEVCDDIGTILKNEGKTAILVTHDLSEAISMGDRVVVLTKRPCTIRDIITIDLGIDNRTPMTSRNAPAFKDYFNIIWKELTGNE; encoded by the coding sequence ATGGAATATGCATTAAATATTGACCATATATCGTATTCATACCACACATTAAATGGTGAGACCCCTGCTGTCACAGACGTAAGCATCACTATTGAAAAAGGGGAATTTATTGCGATAGTCGGTCCGTCAGGATGTGGCAAATCCACCCTTCTCTCGCTTATTGCGGGTCTTATACATCCCGATTCGGGAGCAATCACACTTGGCAGCAATAGCAACATCGGTTACATGTTCCAGAAAGACAACCTTTTTGAATGGCGTACAGTATACGGTAACGCACGCCTCGGACTTGATATACAGCACTGTGCTACCCCTAAAAAGCTTGAATACGTTGACACTCTTTTGAAGGCATATGGTCTTGACAGCTTTAAGGATGTCCGTCCTTCACAGTTGTCCGGCGGAATGCGCCAGCGTGCAGCACTGATACGCACACTGGCCCTCGAACCCGACCTTCTGCTTCTTGACGAGCCTTTTTCCGCACTTGATTACCAGACACGCCTTGAAGTATGTGACGATATAGGAACAATTCTTAAAAATGAAGGTAAAACAGCCATTCTTGTTACGCACGACCTCTCCGAAGCAATATCAATGGGAGACCGCGTTGTTGTTCTGACAAAACGTCCATGTACAATCCGCGATATCATTACCATTGACCTCGGAATAGATAACAGAACGCCTATGACATCCCGCAATGCACCTGCATTCAAGGATTATTTCAACATTATATGGAAGGAGCTGACAGGCAATGAATAA
- the pheS gene encoding phenylalanine--tRNA ligase subunit alpha yields the protein MKERLKKIMENARTQIDETDSLERLNEIKVGLLGKKGELTEVLKGMKDVAPEERPQVGQIVNETRQAIEEMLENARTDLAKKKRELQMKAEVIDVTLPARKNNVGHRHPNTIALEEVEKIFVGMGYEVVEGPEVEYDYYNFEALNIPANHPAKDEQDTFYINDKILLRTQTSPVQVRQMERGHLPIRMIAPGRVFRADEVDATHSPSFHQIEGMVIDKNITFADLKGTLQEFARELFGEDTKVKFRPHHFPFTEPSAEMDVTCFKCGGKGCRFCKGEGWIEILGCGMVHPKVLKMSGIDPEEYSGFAFGVGLERIALLKYEIDDMRLLYENDARFLKQF from the coding sequence ATGAAGGAACGTTTGAAGAAAATCATGGAAAATGCGAGAACTCAGATTGATGAGACTGACTCGCTCGAAAGACTTAATGAGATTAAAGTAGGTCTTCTTGGTAAGAAAGGTGAACTTACTGAAGTGCTTAAGGGCATGAAGGATGTGGCTCCTGAAGAAAGACCACAGGTAGGTCAGATAGTTAACGAGACAAGACAGGCAATCGAGGAGATGCTTGAGAATGCAAGAACAGACCTCGCAAAGAAGAAAAGAGAACTTCAGATGAAGGCAGAGGTTATTGATGTAACACTTCCGGCCAGAAAAAACAATGTAGGTCATCGTCATCCTAATACAATAGCACTTGAAGAAGTAGAGAAGATATTTGTTGGAATGGGATATGAAGTGGTTGAAGGACCGGAGGTCGAGTATGACTACTATAACTTTGAGGCATTGAATATTCCTGCTAACCATCCAGCTAAGGATGAGCAGGATACATTTTATATTAATGACAAGATTCTTCTCCGTACACAGACATCACCTGTTCAGGTACGCCAGATGGAGAGAGGCCATCTTCCTATCAGAATGATTGCACCGGGAAGAGTATTCCGTGCAGATGAAGTGGATGCAACACATTCACCTTCATTCCATCAGATTGAGGGTATGGTAATAGATAAAAATATTACATTTGCAGATCTTAAGGGTACATTGCAGGAATTTGCCAGAGAGCTGTTCGGTGAGGATACAAAGGTTAAGTTCAGACCTCATCACTTCCCGTTCACAGAGCCAAGTGCTGAGATGGATGTAACATGCTTCAAGTGCGGAGGCAAGGGATGCCGTTTCTGTAAGGGCGAAGGCTGGATTGAGATTCTCGGGTGCGGGATGGTTCATCCTAAGGTTCTTAAGATGAGCGGAATAGACCCTGAAGAGTATTCAGGATTTGCATTTGGTGTAGGACTTGAGCGAATCGCACTTCTCAAATATGAGATTGACGACATGAGACTTCTCTATGAGAATGATGCAAGATTCCTTAAGCAGTTCTAA
- a CDS encoding ABC transporter permease, which produces MHHYMIVFSRIALFVLFIIMWETGARTGSIDAFIFSSPSRIAATLISMCRSGDIFIHTGITLAETLLSFILVLTAGILLAILLWASDTVSGILEPYLVILNSLPKSALAPVLIVWLGNNPKTIIVTAVSIAVFGTIINLYTSFSQIDSEKIKLIKMLGGNRLDVLFRLILPSSLPIIISNAKVNIGLCLVGVIIGEFLAARRGLGFLIIYGSQTFKMNWVLMSIVILCIIAGVLYLILNRLEKCVNKYMAS; this is translated from the coding sequence ATGCATCATTACATGATTGTATTTTCACGCATTGCCTTATTCGTTCTGTTTATTATAATGTGGGAAACCGGCGCACGCACCGGCAGCATTGATGCATTTATATTCAGTTCGCCCTCACGCATTGCTGCCACCCTTATTTCAATGTGCCGTTCCGGGGACATTTTTATTCATACAGGAATTACACTTGCAGAAACGCTTCTAAGCTTTATCCTTGTTCTCACAGCCGGAATTCTTCTTGCCATTCTTCTGTGGGCATCGGATACTGTATCAGGAATACTCGAACCATACCTTGTAATACTGAACAGCCTGCCAAAGTCTGCACTTGCTCCTGTTCTCATTGTATGGCTTGGCAACAACCCAAAGACAATTATAGTGACTGCCGTTTCAATCGCTGTATTCGGTACAATAATTAACCTTTACACAAGCTTTTCGCAGATAGATTCTGAAAAGATAAAGCTTATCAAGATGCTTGGCGGCAACAGGCTCGATGTGCTTTTCCGCCTTATCCTGCCAAGTTCTCTCCCTATAATAATCAGTAATGCCAAGGTTAATATCGGTCTGTGCCTTGTCGGCGTAATAATCGGGGAATTTCTTGCAGCACGCAGGGGGCTTGGTTTTCTCATAATATATGGCAGCCAGACGTTCAAGATGAACTGGGTGCTTATGTCCATTGTAATACTCTGCATAATTGCAGGCGTACTATATCTTATTCTTAACAGGCTTGAAAAATGCGTAAATAAGTATATGGCATCCTGA
- the pheT gene encoding phenylalanine--tRNA ligase subunit beta, with product MNTSLNWIKAYVPGLECTDQEYMDAMTLSGTKVEGYKALDADLDKIVVGQIISVEKHPDADKLVICQVNIGKETIQIVTGAPNVVTGMKVPVVLDGGRVAGGHDGSKTEGGIKIKKGKLRGVESNGMMCSIEELGSSRDFYPDAPENGLYVMPEDAVVGSDAIEALGLRDTVFEYEITNNRVDCYSILGVAREAAATFNKDFVMPPVKKVGNSEDVNDYVKVDVQATDLCPRYTARLVRNIKLAPSPEWMQRRLAASGIRPINNIVDITNYVMEEYGQPMHAYDYDTLAGGKIIVRRAEEGEEFVTLDGQTRKLDPSILMICDAEKSVGVAGIMGGENSKITDDVKTMLFEAACFDGTNIRLSAKKIGMRTEASGKFEKGLDPNLASEAIDRACQLIEELGAGEVVGGMIDVYPQKNVEKRIKFEPDKINKLLGIDISAEEMLGYLKKIELVYNEETNELIIPTFRQDLECGADIAEEVARFYGYANIPTTLPSGEATTGKLSFKMRIEGVARDIAEFCGFSQGMTYSFESPKVFDKLLLPEDSPLRKAIVISNPLGEDFSIMRTTSLNGMLTSLSTNYNRRNKNVKLYELGNIYLPKSLPLTELPDERMQFTLGFYGDGDFFSMKGVVEEFLEKVGMRNKPEYNPDAGKTFLHPGRQADIVYDGEVIGYLGEVHPDVLDIYSIGEKAYIAVIDMPHIVEKATFDRKYEGIAKFPAVTRDISMVMDKSVLVGTVEDIIEKRGGKLVESYKLFDIYEGSQIKSGFKSVAYSISFRAKDRTLEDKDINPIMENILKDLGALGIELRS from the coding sequence ATGAATACATCTTTAAATTGGATTAAAGCATATGTACCGGGACTTGAGTGTACGGATCAGGAATATATGGACGCCATGACATTAAGCGGTACAAAGGTAGAAGGATATAAAGCACTTGATGCAGACCTTGATAAGATAGTTGTAGGACAGATTATATCAGTAGAAAAGCATCCTGATGCAGATAAGCTTGTTATATGCCAGGTTAACATAGGCAAAGAGACAATACAGATAGTTACAGGTGCGCCCAATGTAGTTACCGGAATGAAGGTACCTGTAGTGCTCGATGGCGGACGTGTTGCCGGAGGACATGACGGTTCTAAGACGGAAGGCGGAATTAAGATTAAGAAGGGCAAACTCCGTGGTGTTGAATCTAACGGTATGATGTGCTCTATAGAGGAGCTTGGTTCATCAAGAGACTTTTATCCGGATGCACCTGAGAATGGCCTTTATGTAATGCCTGAGGATGCAGTTGTCGGTTCTGACGCAATAGAGGCACTTGGACTGCGCGATACTGTATTTGAATATGAGATTACTAACAACAGAGTAGACTGTTACAGCATTCTTGGCGTAGCAAGAGAGGCGGCGGCAACATTCAATAAGGATTTTGTTATGCCTCCTGTCAAGAAAGTCGGCAACAGCGAGGATGTTAATGACTATGTGAAGGTTGATGTTCAGGCAACAGATCTCTGCCCAAGATACACAGCAAGACTTGTAAGGAATATCAAGCTTGCGCCATCACCTGAATGGATGCAGAGAAGACTTGCTGCAAGTGGAATCAGACCTATCAATAATATCGTAGATATTACTAATTACGTAATGGAAGAGTACGGACAGCCTATGCATGCATATGATTATGATACGCTTGCAGGCGGTAAGATAATAGTACGCCGTGCAGAAGAGGGCGAAGAGTTTGTAACACTTGACGGACAGACAAGAAAGCTTGATCCTTCAATACTTATGATATGTGATGCTGAGAAGTCAGTAGGTGTTGCAGGTATCATGGGCGGCGAGAATTCTAAGATAACAGATGATGTTAAGACAATGCTTTTTGAAGCAGCATGCTTTGACGGAACTAATATCCGTCTTTCAGCCAAGAAGATTGGTATGAGAACAGAAGCATCAGGCAAGTTCGAGAAAGGACTTGATCCTAATCTTGCATCAGAAGCTATTGACAGGGCATGCCAGCTTATTGAAGAACTCGGAGCAGGCGAAGTTGTCGGCGGAATGATCGATGTATATCCTCAGAAGAATGTGGAGAAGAGAATCAAGTTCGAGCCTGACAAGATTAACAAGCTGCTCGGAATAGATATTTCAGCAGAAGAGATGCTTGGATATCTTAAGAAGATTGAACTCGTATATAACGAAGAGACTAACGAACTTATAATACCTACATTCAGACAGGATCTTGAGTGTGGTGCCGATATAGCGGAGGAAGTTGCAAGATTCTACGGATATGCCAACATTCCTACAACACTTCCATCAGGTGAGGCTACAACAGGTAAGCTTTCATTTAAGATGAGAATTGAGGGCGTTGCAAGAGATATTGCAGAGTTCTGTGGTTTCTCACAGGGTATGACGTATTCATTTGAAAGCCCTAAGGTATTTGATAAGCTTCTTCTTCCGGAGGATTCACCGCTTCGCAAGGCAATAGTTATATCTAATCCTCTTGGTGAAGATTTCAGCATTATGAGAACAACTTCACTTAACGGAATGCTTACATCACTGTCCACTAACTATAACAGAAGAAATAAGAATGTTAAGCTCTATGAGCTGGGCAATATTTATCTTCCAAAGTCACTTCCTCTTACAGAGCTTCCTGATGAGAGAATGCAGTTTACACTCGGCTTCTATGGAGACGGTGATTTCTTCAGTATGAAGGGAGTTGTTGAGGAATTCCTTGAAAAGGTAGGAATGAGAAATAAGCCTGAATATAATCCTGACGCAGGCAAAACATTCCTTCATCCGGGAAGACAGGCTGACATAGTCTATGACGGAGAAGTAATCGGATATCTCGGAGAGGTTCATCCTGATGTACTTGACATTTATTCAATAGGGGAGAAGGCTTATATTGCAGTAATTGATATGCCGCACATAGTAGAGAAGGCAACATTTGACAGAAAGTACGAAGGAATTGCAAAGTTCCCTGCAGTTACAAGAGATATTTCAATGGTTATGGATAAGTCAGTGCTTGTTGGAACTGTTGAGGATATCATAGAGAAGAGAGGCGGAAAGCTTGTTGAGAGCTATAAGCTCTTTGATATCTATGAAGGCTCACAGATTAAGTCAGGATTCAAATCGGTTGCTTATTCTATAAGTTTCAGGGCAAAGGACAGAACACTTGAGGACAAGGATATCAATCCTATTATGGAAAATATACTTAAGGACCTCGGAGCACTTGGAATAGAGCTCAGAAGCTGA